One stretch of Variovorax sp. 54 DNA includes these proteins:
- a CDS encoding amino acid ABC transporter permease produces the protein MSDALHTLWDSLPYLLWGAFPQGELGGAALTVLLSAGSGIASAVLGLAWGIGLAMARGPLKRTLTLGLAFLRAIPVLMLIFWTYFLLPFALGVSVPGVLSVMCALSLVGGAYLAHAVHAGIRGIGAGQWAAGLSLGLTRWGTLRHVVLPQALRMMLPSFINQWVTLVKDSSLAYVVGVGELSFVASQVNARTMVYPAEIFMLVGAIYWLLCTGLDRLAHGVVRRAQARAPVVMNFSGKGLERFA, from the coding sequence ATGAGCGATGCGCTGCACACGCTGTGGGACAGCCTGCCGTACTTGCTGTGGGGCGCCTTTCCGCAAGGCGAGCTGGGCGGCGCGGCGCTCACGGTGCTGCTCAGTGCGGGCTCGGGCATTGCGTCGGCGGTGCTCGGGTTGGCGTGGGGCATCGGGCTGGCCATGGCGCGGGGGCCGCTGAAGCGCACGTTGACGCTGGGGCTGGCCTTCCTGCGGGCGATCCCGGTGCTGATGCTGATCTTCTGGACCTACTTCCTGCTGCCGTTCGCGCTGGGCGTCAGCGTGCCGGGTGTGCTGTCGGTGATGTGCGCGCTGTCGCTGGTGGGCGGTGCCTACCTGGCCCACGCGGTGCACGCGGGCATCCGCGGCATCGGTGCGGGGCAGTGGGCGGCGGGGCTGTCGCTCGGGCTCACGCGCTGGGGCACGCTGCGCCACGTTGTGCTGCCGCAGGCGCTGCGGATGATGCTGCCGTCGTTCATCAACCAGTGGGTCACGCTCGTGAAGGACAGCTCGCTGGCGTACGTGGTGGGCGTGGGCGAGCTGTCGTTCGTGGCCTCGCAGGTGAATGCGCGCACCATGGTCTATCCGGCGGAGATCTTCATGCTCGTGGGCGCGATCTACTGGCTGCTGTGCACCGGGCTCGACCGGCTGGCCCACGGGGTCGTGCGCCGCGCGCAGGCGCGTGCGCCGGTGGTCATGAACTTTTCTGGAAAAGGTCTTGAGCGCTTCGCATAA
- a CDS encoding amino acid ABC transporter permease, protein MTDFLREHLLAPRYLGWLFDGWLVTVGASLLVAAGATLLGIAVAAGRSSSRPAWLRASGAYVSLFRNTPLLVQLFFWYFGAPSVLPEALREGLLAGRFISFELLSALFGLTLYAAAYVGEDIRSGIRGVPVGQTLAAQALGFTRAQVLAQVVLPQALRIALPPLLGQYMNIVKNTSLAMAVGLVELSYASRQVEAETFKTFQAFGVATLLYIVTIGAIELLAAWAARRQSVGPGRAAA, encoded by the coding sequence TTGACCGATTTCCTGCGCGAGCACCTGCTCGCGCCCCGTTACCTCGGCTGGCTGTTCGACGGCTGGCTCGTGACCGTGGGGGCCTCGCTGCTGGTGGCGGCGGGCGCGACGCTGCTGGGCATTGCCGTGGCCGCGGGGCGCTCGTCCAGCCGGCCGGCGTGGCTGCGCGCGAGTGGCGCGTACGTCTCGCTGTTTCGCAACACGCCGCTGCTGGTGCAGCTCTTCTTCTGGTACTTCGGCGCACCCAGCGTGCTGCCCGAGGCGCTGCGCGAAGGGCTGCTGGCGGGGCGCTTCATTTCCTTCGAACTGCTGTCGGCGTTGTTCGGGCTCACGCTGTATGCGGCGGCCTACGTGGGCGAGGACATCCGCTCGGGCATCCGCGGCGTGCCCGTGGGGCAGACGCTGGCGGCGCAGGCATTGGGCTTCACGCGCGCGCAGGTGCTGGCGCAGGTGGTGCTGCCGCAGGCGCTGCGCATCGCGTTGCCGCCGCTGCTGGGCCAGTACATGAACATCGTCAAGAACACCTCGCTCGCGATGGCCGTGGGGCTGGTCGAGCTGTCGTACGCCTCGCGCCAGGTCGAGGCCGAAACCTTCAAGACCTTCCAGGCCTTCGGCGTGGCGACGCTGCTCTACATCGTGACCATCGGCGCGATCGAGCTGCTGGCGGCGTGGGCTGCGCGTCGGCAATCGGTGGGGCCGGGGAGGGCTGCTGCATGA
- a CDS encoding transporter substrate-binding domain-containing protein, with protein MTRNTPSFTVTSLALALGAFTTLGNIAWADKLDDIRKAGVLRVAAFDGNPPFGYIDPASKKQVGHDIDLATEFAKSLGVKIELVPTNPANRIPLLTSGKADVVFASFTITDERAKAVDFTTPYFLVGQQFLAKTGVLKEAAQIKDIRIGTEKGTTMESNLRKNYPDAKVVLYDDSPFALAALRNGNVQAITNDGVKLTAQWNAIPDKEKYEIPAITVSKEYLGAAVAKGETRLLETLNAWLVDSEKNGRAVAIYDTWFGPSSKAPLPRLLKIGDQRVAAN; from the coding sequence ATGACCCGCAACACCCCCTCTTTCACCGTGACCAGCCTGGCCCTGGCCCTCGGCGCCTTCACCACCCTGGGCAACATCGCCTGGGCCGACAAGCTCGACGACATCCGCAAGGCCGGCGTGCTGCGCGTGGCCGCGTTCGACGGCAACCCGCCCTTCGGCTACATCGACCCGGCCAGCAAGAAGCAGGTGGGGCACGACATCGACCTGGCCACCGAGTTCGCGAAGAGCCTGGGCGTGAAGATCGAGCTGGTGCCGACCAACCCGGCCAACCGCATTCCGCTGCTCACCTCGGGCAAGGCGGACGTGGTGTTTGCCAGCTTCACCATCACCGACGAGCGCGCCAAGGCCGTCGACTTCACCACGCCGTACTTCCTGGTCGGCCAGCAATTCCTGGCGAAGACGGGCGTGCTGAAGGAGGCTGCGCAGATCAAGGACATCCGCATCGGCACCGAGAAGGGCACGACGATGGAGTCGAACCTGCGCAAGAACTACCCCGACGCGAAGGTCGTGCTCTACGACGATTCGCCGTTTGCACTGGCCGCGCTGCGCAACGGCAACGTGCAGGCCATCACCAACGACGGCGTGAAGCTCACGGCGCAGTGGAACGCGATTCCCGACAAGGAGAAGTACGAGATCCCGGCGATCACGGTGTCGAAGGAATACCTCGGTGCGGCCGTGGCCAAGGGCGAGACGCGCCTGCTCGAAACGCTCAACGCCTGGCTGGTCGACAGCGAGAAGAACGGCCGCGCCGTGGCGATCTACGACACCTGGTTCGGCCCCAGCAGCAAGGCGCCGCTGCCGCGCCTGCTGAAGATCGGCGACCAGCGCGTGGCCGCCAACTGA
- a CDS encoding aliphatic sulfonate ABC transporter substrate-binding protein — MHFPTSSSPAVSRRLLLRAGVSAAAVAASAPLFAQTRARTLRIGYQKFNTLNILKGTGQLEKALAPAGVTVEWREFLGGSQLSEALAAGAIDFGHASDGIGVFQQASGKGLAYLAAESPYPGGVGFLVPRDSPIRSVRDLKGKKVVTGRGYNTQYVLIRALEAAGLRYEDIEPVYIVTASDTVAAYQSGSVSAIGLWDPFLAGAQVATESRLLFDGTGLSGNRTYHFAQPAFARTNADTLRTVFAELRKANDWAQAHPGDVVATLAPQLKVEPKVLALATERRHYGVVALTPAIAREQQGLADVFAQLKLIPQPIAVKDAFLDLNLV, encoded by the coding sequence ATGCACTTCCCGACCTCTTCCTCGCCCGCCGTCTCCCGGCGCCTTCTGCTTCGCGCCGGTGTCAGTGCCGCCGCCGTGGCCGCGTCGGCCCCGCTGTTTGCCCAGACGCGCGCCCGCACGCTGCGCATCGGCTACCAGAAGTTCAACACGCTCAATATCCTCAAGGGCACGGGCCAGCTCGAGAAGGCGCTCGCACCGGCCGGCGTGACCGTCGAGTGGCGCGAGTTCCTCGGCGGCAGCCAGCTGTCGGAAGCGCTGGCCGCCGGCGCCATCGACTTCGGCCATGCCTCCGATGGCATCGGCGTGTTCCAGCAGGCCAGCGGCAAGGGCTTGGCCTACCTCGCGGCCGAAAGCCCCTACCCCGGCGGCGTCGGCTTCCTGGTGCCGCGCGACTCGCCGATCCGCAGCGTGCGCGACCTGAAGGGCAAGAAGGTTGTCACCGGCCGCGGCTACAACACGCAGTACGTGCTGATCCGCGCGCTCGAAGCGGCCGGCCTGCGCTACGAAGACATCGAGCCGGTCTACATCGTCACGGCCTCCGACACCGTCGCCGCCTACCAGTCGGGCAGCGTCTCGGCCATCGGCCTGTGGGACCCGTTCCTGGCCGGCGCGCAGGTGGCGACCGAGTCGCGCCTGCTGTTCGACGGCACCGGCCTGAGCGGCAACCGCACCTACCACTTCGCGCAACCCGCCTTCGCGCGCACCAACGCCGACACGCTGCGCACCGTGTTCGCCGAACTGCGCAAGGCCAACGACTGGGCGCAGGCCCACCCCGGCGACGTGGTGGCCACGCTCGCGCCACAGCTGAAGGTCGAGCCCAAGGTGCTGGCGCTGGCAACCGAACGGCGGCACTATGGCGTCGTGGCGCTCACGCCCGCCATCGCCCGCGAGCAGCAGGGCCTGGCCGACGTGTTCGCGCAGCTGAAGCTCATTCCCCAGCCCATTGCGGTGAAGGATGCTTTTCTCGACCTGAACCTTGTGTGA
- the solA gene encoding N-methyl-L-tryptophan oxidase, whose product MTRSSSHYDAIVIGLGALGAATLYQLSQRGARVLGIDQFAPPHDRGSSHGDSRITRLAVGEGDEYVPLVHRSHAIWRELEARTGRTLMTTTGGLVLAPRDRVAAHHGKSDFVRRTIACAERFGIAHEVLDAAGIRARYPQFHLQGDEIGYLERDAGFVRPEDAIAAQLAVARADGAQTRTGERVLSVEPVGNGDTVRVRTETASFTADQVVVAAGAWLPEFLGRQARTDWQADFSVHRQVMHWFDTGPAAAADFAPGRFPIFIWMFGDAQEDYMYGFPASDASQPALKVATEQYVDATTPDALERDVSAEETAAMYRNRVAGRFPQIKGHALKARACMYTVTPDRRFVIDALDGLPNVLVVSACSGHGFKHSAGLGDAIADRVLGRESAHGLDLRPFARERLVASQHP is encoded by the coding sequence GTGACCCGTTCTTCCTCCCACTACGACGCCATCGTCATCGGCCTGGGCGCCCTCGGCGCGGCCACCCTCTACCAGCTCTCGCAACGCGGCGCGCGCGTGCTCGGCATCGACCAGTTCGCGCCGCCGCACGACCGCGGCTCCTCGCACGGCGATTCGCGCATCACGCGGCTGGCCGTCGGCGAAGGCGACGAGTACGTGCCGCTGGTGCACCGCTCGCACGCCATCTGGCGCGAACTCGAAGCGCGCACCGGCCGCACGCTGATGACCACCACCGGCGGCCTCGTCCTCGCGCCGCGCGACCGTGTGGCCGCACATCACGGCAAGTCCGACTTCGTGCGCCGCACCATCGCCTGCGCCGAGCGCTTCGGCATCGCGCACGAGGTGCTCGACGCGGCCGGCATCCGCGCGCGCTACCCGCAGTTCCATCTGCAGGGCGACGAGATCGGCTACCTCGAGCGCGACGCCGGCTTCGTGCGCCCCGAAGACGCCATCGCCGCCCAGCTCGCCGTGGCCCGCGCCGACGGCGCACAGACCCGCACCGGCGAGCGCGTGCTGAGCGTCGAGCCCGTGGGCAACGGCGACACCGTGCGCGTGCGCACCGAAACCGCGAGCTTCACCGCCGACCAGGTGGTGGTCGCGGCCGGCGCCTGGCTGCCCGAATTTCTCGGCCGCCAGGCACGCACCGACTGGCAGGCCGACTTCTCCGTGCACCGACAGGTGATGCACTGGTTCGACACCGGACCCGCCGCCGCGGCCGACTTCGCGCCCGGGCGTTTTCCCATCTTCATCTGGATGTTCGGCGACGCGCAGGAAGACTACATGTACGGCTTTCCGGCCTCCGACGCGTCGCAGCCCGCGCTGAAGGTCGCCACCGAGCAGTACGTCGACGCCACCACGCCCGACGCACTCGAGCGCGACGTGAGCGCCGAAGAAACCGCCGCCATGTACCGCAACCGCGTCGCCGGTCGCTTTCCGCAGATCAAGGGGCACGCGCTCAAGGCCCGCGCCTGCATGTACACCGTGACGCCCGACCGCCGCTTCGTGATCGACGCGCTCGACGGTTTGCCGAATGTGCTGGTCGTCTCGGCCTGCTCCGGCCACGGTTTCAAGCACTCGGCCGGGCTGGGCGACGCCATCGCCGACCGGGTGCTGGGCCGCGAGAGCGCGCACGGCCTCGACCTGCGGCCCTTTGCCCGCGAACGGTTGGTGGCCTCGCAACACCCCTGA
- the panE gene encoding 2-dehydropantoate 2-reductase: protein MRFLMVGAGALGGYFGGRLLAAGRDVTFLLRPGRAAQLATTGLVVRSPCGDLDLPTPKHVLAEQIDGPYDVVVVGCKAYDLDATMDSFAPAVGPDTVILPLLNGLGHIDRLAARFGEARVLGGLCMISATLDDEGRVLHLNDMHSLSYGERVGGRSARIDAIAAQFTGANFAATASETIAQDMWEKWVFIASAAGLTSLMHASIGDIVAAGGEDVALAIFDECCAIAAHNGFAPRPGALTRGRAVVTTAGSPMTASMYKDMARGARVEADHILGDLLARAPRTASPTPSVLRTAYVHLKAYEFRRAREAG from the coding sequence ATGCGATTCCTGATGGTGGGTGCCGGTGCACTCGGTGGTTACTTCGGCGGGCGCCTGCTCGCAGCGGGCCGCGATGTGACCTTTCTACTGCGTCCCGGCCGCGCGGCCCAGCTGGCCACGACCGGCCTCGTCGTGCGCAGCCCCTGCGGCGACCTCGACCTGCCCACGCCGAAGCATGTGCTGGCCGAGCAGATCGATGGCCCCTACGACGTGGTCGTGGTCGGCTGCAAGGCCTACGACCTCGACGCGACCATGGACTCGTTCGCGCCCGCCGTCGGGCCCGACACCGTCATCCTTCCGCTGCTCAACGGCCTCGGCCACATCGACCGGCTGGCCGCGCGCTTCGGCGAGGCGCGCGTGCTCGGCGGCCTGTGCATGATCTCCGCCACCCTCGACGACGAAGGCCGCGTGCTGCACCTGAACGACATGCACAGCCTGAGCTACGGCGAACGCGTGGGTGGCCGCTCGGCGCGCATCGACGCCATCGCGGCCCAGTTCACCGGCGCGAACTTCGCCGCCACCGCGAGCGAGACCATCGCGCAGGACATGTGGGAGAAGTGGGTCTTCATCGCCTCGGCGGCAGGCCTCACGAGCCTGATGCACGCCTCCATCGGCGACATCGTGGCGGCAGGCGGCGAAGACGTGGCGCTTGCGATCTTTGACGAGTGCTGCGCGATCGCCGCCCACAACGGCTTTGCGCCACGCCCCGGCGCCCTCACGCGCGGCCGCGCGGTGGTCACGACCGCCGGCTCGCCCATGACCGCCTCGATGTACAAGGACATGGCCCGCGGCGCACGCGTCGAGGCCGACCACATCCTGGGCGACCTGCTGGCCCGAGCTCCGCGCACCGCATCGCCCACGCCGTCGGTGCTGCGCACGGCCTACGTGCACCTCAAGGCCTACGAGTTCCGCCGCGCCCGCGAAGCCGGCTGA
- a CDS encoding aspartate/glutamate racemase family protein, with amino-acid sequence MADTLAFLHTAQVHVQTFGGLAREIAPELRVQHLVMEALLADARTLGVDHAGLVARVHNAMRDAASDGASVVVCTCSTIGGIAEKTATGGAFAALRIDRAMADRAVRNGPRVLIVGAVESTIDPTLSLVLSAARQAGVGIRASTLLVEDAWVYFQSGDTPRYLATLAESIRAAADGTDVIVLAQASMAPVTGLLADLGVDVLSSPQLGVAHAVATMRARHAALNS; translated from the coding sequence ATGGCCGACACGCTCGCCTTCCTCCACACCGCGCAGGTGCATGTGCAGACCTTCGGCGGCCTGGCACGCGAGATCGCACCCGAGCTGCGCGTGCAGCACCTGGTGATGGAAGCGCTGCTGGCCGACGCGCGCACGCTGGGCGTCGATCACGCCGGCCTGGTGGCGCGCGTCCACAACGCCATGAGAGACGCCGCTTCGGACGGCGCCTCCGTGGTCGTGTGCACCTGCTCGACCATCGGCGGCATCGCCGAGAAGACCGCCACCGGCGGCGCCTTTGCAGCCCTGCGCATCGACCGCGCCATGGCCGACCGCGCCGTGCGCAACGGCCCGCGCGTGCTGATCGTCGGCGCCGTCGAGAGCACCATCGACCCGACCCTGTCGCTCGTGCTTTCAGCCGCGCGACAGGCCGGTGTCGGCATCCGCGCCAGCACGCTGCTGGTCGAAGACGCCTGGGTGTATTTCCAGTCGGGCGACACCCCGCGCTACCTGGCCACGTTGGCCGAATCGATCCGCGCCGCGGCCGATGGCACCGACGTGATCGTGCTGGCGCAGGCGTCGATGGCGCCGGTGACGGGGCTGCTGGCGGATTTGGGGGTCGATGTACTCAGCAGTCCGCAGTTGGGGGTGGCGCATGCGGTGGCAACAATGCGGGCCCGGCATGCGGCGTTGAATTCGTGA
- the yjjJ gene encoding type II toxin-antitoxin system HipA family toxin YjjJ — protein sequence MPPSNPSSLSATALAFIRSQGAATSAELQARLGISQATASRTLAPLVRSAQILKVGAARSQMYVAPRHVERVGAEVPVVEVDAAGQASPFGRIVPLQGGRCWMDEQQGRSALHDGLPWFLADMRPQGFIGRAFAHGHPELGLPPNPEHWNDDDVLQALALCGEDLPGNLVVGAESFQRFHALGARAARPVSVNDYPAMAESAMQGTLPGSSAGGEQPKFCTARDGRQVIVKFSLAGASALDRRSRDLLVSEHLALSTLAQAGVAAAATRIFIEGGRVFLEVERFDRSAHGRIGMVSLMAYDAQHIGKIDNWAATANRMASRGLLRADDAQRLRFLEAFGRLIGNTDRHYGNISLLIEGNDWRLAPAYDVLPTLYAPTSGELPARDLAATGLAPTVDTLQEWPHARQLAGVYWETLAADDRLSGPFRTLARQNRRLIAELPSA from the coding sequence ATGCCGCCGTCCAACCCGTCATCCCTGAGCGCCACAGCCCTCGCCTTCATCCGTTCGCAAGGCGCTGCCACGAGCGCCGAGCTGCAGGCGCGGCTGGGCATCAGTCAGGCGACTGCCTCACGCACGCTGGCGCCGCTCGTTCGCAGCGCGCAGATCCTGAAGGTCGGTGCGGCGCGCTCCCAGATGTATGTGGCGCCCCGGCACGTCGAACGCGTCGGCGCCGAGGTGCCGGTCGTCGAGGTCGATGCCGCTGGCCAGGCCTCGCCCTTCGGACGCATCGTGCCGCTGCAGGGCGGACGTTGCTGGATGGACGAGCAGCAAGGCCGCAGCGCGCTGCATGACGGCCTGCCGTGGTTCCTTGCCGACATGCGCCCTCAGGGCTTCATCGGCCGCGCCTTTGCGCATGGGCACCCCGAACTCGGATTGCCGCCCAACCCCGAGCATTGGAACGACGACGACGTGCTGCAGGCGCTCGCGCTGTGCGGCGAAGACCTGCCCGGCAACCTCGTGGTGGGCGCCGAATCCTTTCAGCGCTTTCATGCATTGGGCGCACGCGCCGCTCGCCCGGTCTCGGTGAACGACTACCCGGCCATGGCGGAAAGCGCCATGCAGGGCACCCTGCCCGGCTCCTCAGCCGGCGGCGAACAGCCGAAGTTCTGCACGGCGCGCGACGGCCGGCAGGTCATCGTCAAGTTCTCGCTGGCAGGCGCGTCGGCGCTCGACCGGCGCTCGCGCGATCTCCTCGTCAGCGAACACCTGGCACTGAGCACGCTGGCGCAAGCGGGCGTCGCGGCGGCCGCCACGCGCATCTTCATCGAAGGCGGCCGTGTGTTCCTGGAGGTTGAACGCTTCGATCGCTCGGCCCACGGCCGCATCGGCATGGTGTCGCTCATGGCGTACGACGCGCAGCACATCGGCAAGATCGACAACTGGGCCGCCACGGCCAACCGGATGGCCTCGCGCGGCCTGCTGCGCGCAGACGATGCGCAGCGTCTGCGCTTTCTCGAAGCCTTCGGTCGCCTCATCGGCAACACCGACCGGCACTACGGCAACATCTCGCTGCTCATCGAAGGCAACGATTGGCGCCTCGCGCCCGCCTACGACGTGCTGCCCACGCTGTATGCGCCGACGAGCGGCGAACTGCCCGCGCGCGATCTGGCGGCCACCGGGCTGGCGCCTACTGTGGACACCCTGCAGGAATGGCCGCATGCCCGGCAACTGGCGGGCGTGTATTGGGAAACCCTGGCCGCCGACGACCGCCTCTCCGGGCCGTTCCGCACGCTGGCGCGACAGAACCGGCGGCTCATCGCCGAACTGCCAAGCGCGTGA
- a CDS encoding NAD(P)/FAD-dependent oxidoreductase, translating into MSQPQVSSSSAPSVNESCDVFVIGGGPAGSTVAALLAQQGRQVVLVEKEHHPRFHIGESLLPANVELFDRLGVRDQVEKIGMPKFGIEFVSPEHEHRSYVEFAEGWDKSLDSAWQVRRSELDELLFRNAATRGAQTFEGCKVRDVAFDADGATVQAVMDDGAKRSWRARFVIDATGRDTLLANKFRCKQKNPAHNSTALFGHFTNAERLEGKKEGNISICWFPHGWFWFIPLADGTTSVGAVCWPYYLKTREKSLKEFFYDTIALCPVLADRLKNATLIDDAVHATGNFSYSSTHATGDNYLLLGDAFTFIDPMFSSGVYLAMHSAFDGAELVATALDQPAELARAREGFEAMMRKGPREYSWFIYRVTNPTIRDMFMYPGNPFRVKEALMSLLAGDIYKGTPMWGALRMFKVLYYGISLANFRRTMAGWKQHRFNIRDMGALKGETIQKAD; encoded by the coding sequence ATGTCCCAGCCTCAGGTTTCTTCTTCCAGCGCTCCTTCTGTCAACGAGTCGTGCGACGTGTTCGTGATCGGCGGCGGCCCAGCCGGCTCGACCGTCGCGGCGCTGCTGGCGCAGCAGGGCCGACAGGTGGTGCTGGTCGAGAAAGAGCACCACCCGCGTTTTCACATCGGCGAATCGCTGTTGCCCGCGAACGTCGAACTGTTCGACAGGCTCGGCGTGCGCGACCAGGTCGAGAAGATCGGCATGCCGAAGTTCGGCATCGAGTTCGTCTCGCCCGAGCATGAGCACCGCAGCTACGTCGAGTTCGCCGAAGGCTGGGACAAGTCGCTCGACTCCGCCTGGCAGGTGCGCCGCTCCGAACTCGACGAACTGCTGTTCCGCAACGCCGCCACGCGCGGCGCACAGACCTTCGAAGGCTGCAAGGTGCGCGACGTGGCTTTCGACGCCGACGGCGCGACCGTGCAGGCCGTGATGGACGACGGCGCCAAGCGCAGCTGGCGTGCCCGCTTCGTGATCGACGCGACGGGCCGCGACACGTTGCTGGCCAACAAATTCCGTTGCAAGCAGAAGAACCCCGCCCACAACAGCACCGCGCTGTTCGGCCACTTCACCAACGCCGAGCGGCTCGAGGGCAAGAAGGAAGGCAACATCAGCATCTGCTGGTTTCCGCACGGCTGGTTCTGGTTCATCCCGCTGGCGGACGGCACGACCAGCGTGGGCGCGGTGTGCTGGCCCTACTACCTGAAGACGCGCGAAAAATCGCTGAAGGAATTCTTCTACGACACCATCGCGCTGTGCCCCGTGCTGGCCGACCGCCTGAAGAACGCCACGCTGATCGACGACGCGGTGCACGCCACCGGCAACTTCTCGTACTCGAGCACGCACGCCACGGGCGACAACTATCTGCTGCTGGGCGATGCCTTCACTTTCATCGACCCGATGTTTTCTTCGGGCGTGTACCTGGCCATGCACAGCGCCTTCGACGGCGCCGAGCTCGTGGCCACCGCGCTCGACCAGCCGGCCGAGCTGGCCCGTGCCCGCGAAGGCTTCGAGGCCATGATGCGCAAGGGCCCGCGCGAGTACTCGTGGTTCATCTACCGCGTGACCAACCCGACCATCCGCGACATGTTCATGTACCCCGGCAACCCGTTCCGGGTGAAGGAAGCGCTGATGTCGCTGCTGGCCGGCGACATCTACAAGGGCACGCCGATGTGGGGCGCGCTGCGCATGTTCAAGGTGCTGTACTACGGCATCTCCCTGGCCAACTTCCGCCGCACCATGGCGGGGTGGAAGCAGCACCGCTTCAACATCCGCGACATGGGGGCGTTGAAGGGGGAGACGATTCAGAAGGCGGACTGA